In uncultured Methanobacterium sp., a genomic segment contains:
- a CDS encoding VOC family protein: MPKVVHFEIPADDSERAIKFYKEVFGWKIDKWEGEFDYWLVEAGEEDEPGINGAIKPKEFGNMVSDVISVDSYDEFAKKIEMSGGKMITEKMTIPDMGYTGSFQDTEGNILGIIEIFPMD, translated from the coding sequence ATGCCCAAAGTTGTACATTTTGAGATACCTGCAGATGACTCAGAAAGGGCTATAAAATTCTATAAAGAAGTTTTCGGATGGAAAATTGATAAATGGGAAGGTGAATTTGACTATTGGCTAGTAGAAGCCGGAGAAGAAGATGAACCCGGTATCAACGGCGCCATAAAGCCAAAAGAGTTTGGTAATATGGTTAGTGATGTGATCAGTGTTGATTCCTACGATGAATTTGCCAAGAAAATTGAAATGTCCGGGGGGAAGATGATAACTGAAAAAATGACCATTCCCGATATGGGTTACACCGGATCCTTCCAGGATACTGAAGGGAATATACTGGGCATAATAGAAATTTTCCCAATGGATTAA